One region of Miscanthus floridulus cultivar M001 chromosome 19, ASM1932011v1, whole genome shotgun sequence genomic DNA includes:
- the LOC136526574 gene encoding uncharacterized protein, whose product MPTERIILKADNIDGAAEQIIRFLEDSDEGRDVIYFHGSYGFGASAILKTVVERLRSSSGSANTGATGLLGKIIHIDFSRWQSKRALQKAIAEELVLPRQVMALFDKNDEEDDFDGVEQSARGVIPYVKAAIMKELSDCSFLVVLHNGSGSYIDLWEAGVPVIGQLSRRVLWTSRGRFWHHAKDWHGEELAPAELESAKLSDVSIFLAPSPLFKLGQVGLLPIVRNFMYAEAEEVAKYTGVPEPDMTPKIVMECILYRAARDNDHNINWESHASNYWVCDEIIQDAANGGRSAWEIGNALQRNVNWDLCNRCALGICKVLSGEQWIRTNRWVSATSDSENASKFLPCQATSFFWTAAAPSSTIGQNRTRVLEASMFEHPDRSSSLRVIHLSYCNFSFSSPPFLSCNNLRILMLDHCKDQDAQDRGEEKEYHHRSNCSQQDGGACFRNLWVLELSYTDWYWLLSKDMLDLMVDLRELHVKGFGNRSMNHLHRCSGAGSNSRRLIMLRMVVDGSNKASDNDDDGTSGDRNEQVSPPPVVAALSFPDLSSWHILKTVVLDGCGDLELIAYNSMPLSLESFTLISNVATKIKSISFRGCAKLKSLLLRGLFYCLVELDISGTSIKTLDLSATQAKHLKRLFLLGCEELRAIQWPMQEPTEYRKVWLELELELLCIDTTTTTTRAAWGREEEGKSNKQQEATASDSASIRGSSSATMCGKEGRTLIDSDLYISVRDPRVFRSLLHLRPAKRLQVDISSTSITCGPRGTTNQGIGNKQQVADVNVHCKPAGNMYVDDVIISTPASNGSSSQADCANTTDVSEMSVLMKSMWLWHCPPAPTGSDWAKCYISIQDDETRTGLLPQGTTTTTRQLTRAATTLPHLVSDDAKTLHLHDSLSITCLPGPAPAAAGGYLDWVTLKWCRLERCPNLEGVVFATPPERMRRLAAVFCDLQTFWASQLPKTRYIWDWSPLFHHGYHSFEHLAFLLLDYCPRLALSTLPFEQPVLIAVDAVSSPRWGGPLTAAPALQALRTAHAVAGWGGGLATAPAWPASRMARASTLWGRALAAALSPPFLHAPDLLRCPMAATPPSSWDPLLQPLRLASSMGPAPKCGASCSAATSWAACSAMAPSPRSTTPATSTPVLDKEKALYNGLVPHIKREIAILRRVHHPNAVRLFKVMATKRKIYFVMEFVLGGELFARVAKGARIFLNLF is encoded by the exons ATGCCAACGGAG AGGATCATACTCAAGGCAGACAACATAGATGGCGCAGCAGAGCAGATAATTCGTTTTTTAGAGGACTCGGACGAGGGAAGAGATGTAATATACTTCCATGGCTCTTATGGATTTGGAGCGTCCGCTATACTGAAAACGGTCGTGGAACGactaagatcatcatcaggatCGGCTAACACTGGGGCAACAGGGCTCTTGGGAAAGATCATCCACATTGATTTCTCACGGTGGCAAAGCAAGAGAGCCCTGCAGAAGGCGATTGCAGAGGAGCTGGTGCTACCCCGGCAGGTGATGGCCTTGTTTGAcaagaatgatgaagaagatgattttGACGGGGTAGAGCAAAGTGCTAGAGGTGTGATTCCCTATGTCAAGGCAGCGATCATGAAGGAACTTAGTGATTGCAGTTTCCTTGTGGTTTTGCACAATGGAAGTGGCAGCTACATCGATCTGTGGGAGGCCGGTGTCCCTGTAATCGGGCAATTGAGCAGGAGGGTGCTGTGGACATCCCGAGGCAGGTTCTGGCATCATGCCAAAGATTGGCATGGAGAGGAATTGGCGCCAGCTGAATTGGAGTCAGCTAAATTGAGCGATGTATCTATCTTTCTTGCTCCATCACCACTGTTTAAGCTTGGCCAAGTTGGTTTGCTTCCTATCGTTAGGAACTTTATGTATGCAGAGGCCGAGGAGGTTGCTAAGTACACAGGTGTCCCTGAACCGGACATGACCCCTAAGATTGTTATGGAATGTATCTTGTATAGGGCAGCGAGAGACAATGACCACAACATCAACTGGGAGTCCCATGCATCCAACTATTGGGTATGTGATGAGATCATACAGGATGCCGCTAATGGTGGTAGGTCGGCATGGGAGATTGGCAATGCTTTGCAGAGGAACGTGAACTGGGATTTGTGTAATCGGTGTGCTCTAGGAATATGTAAAGTGCTGAGTGGTGAACAGTGGATTCGTACCAATCGCTGGGTTTCGGCCACCTCCGACTCCGAGAACGCAAGTAAATTCT TGCCATGTCAGGCAACATCCTTTTTCTGGACAGCAGCTGCACCATCATCAACAATTGGCCAGAACAGAACCCGGGTCCTAGAAGCTAGCATGTTTGAGCATCCAGATAGGAGCAGCAGTCTGCGTGTGATACATCTCTCCTACTGCAACTTCAGTTTCTCATCTCCTCCCTTCTTGAGTTGCAACAACTTAAGAATCCTCATGCTGGACCACTGCAAAGACCAGGACGCACAAGACcgtggtgaagaaaaggagtatcATCATCGTAGCAACTGTAGCCAACAGGACGGTGGAGCATGCTTCCGAAATCTATGGGTACTAGAGCTGAGTTATACAGACTGGTATTGGCTGCTATCAAAAGACATGTTGGATCTGATGGTTGACCTCAGAGAGTTGCATGTGAAAGGATTTGGTAATCGGAGCATGAACCATCTACATCGTTGCAGTGGTGCTGGAAGCAACAGCCGCAGGCTAATCATGCTCCGAATGGTGGTCGATGGTTCAAATAAGGCTtcggacaatgatgatgatggtaCTAGTGGTGATAGAAATGAACAAGTATCTCCACCACCAGTGGTGGCTGCATTGTCATTCCCAGACTTGTCAAGTTGGCACATCCTCAAGACAGTCGTCCTGGATGGCTGTGGTGACCTGGAGCTAATTGCCTACAACAGCATGCCCCTGTCACTAGAGTCATTTACCTTGATCAGCAATGTGGCCACTAAGATAAAGAGCATCTCCTTCCGGGGGTGTGCCAAGCTGAAGAGCCTGCTATTGAGAGGATTGTTTTATTGTCTTGTGGAGCTAGACATATCTGGTACATCAATTAAAACCCTTGACCTTAGTGCAACGCAAGCCAAGCACCTTAAGCGTCTCTTTTTGTTGGGATGTGAGGAGCTCCGTGCAATACAATGGCCGATGCAGGAACCTACTGAATACAGGAAGGTATGGTTGGAGTTGGAGCTGGAGCTGCTGTGCAttgacaccaccaccaccaccacccgtgCAGCTTGGGGCAGGGAAGAAGAAGGCAAGTCCAACAAGCAGCAAGAGGCTACTGCTAGTGACAGTGCAAGTATAAGAGGGTCATCATCAGCAACAatgtgtggcaaggagggccgaACACTCATCGACTCGGATTTGTATATTTCCGTAAGGGATCCAAGGGTTTTCCGTTCACTTTTGCACTTGAGGCCTGCTAAACGGTTACAGGTCGATATTTCATCTACTTCCATTACCTGTGGGCCCAGAGGTACCACCAATCAAGGAATTGGCAACAAGCAACAAGTGGCAGATGTAAATGTGCACTGCAAGCCAGCCGGTAACATGTACGTTGATGACGTCATCATTTCCACCCCTGCCTCTAATGGAAGCAGCTCGCAAGCTGATTGTGCCAATACTACGGATGTCTCTGAGATGTCGGTGCTGATGAAGAGCATGTGGTTATGGCATTGCCCGCCTGCTCCTACGGGTTCTGATTGGGCCAAATGCTACATTAGCATACAAGATGATGAGACACGGACCGGATTACTGCCGCAGGGTACTACTACAACCACCAGACAATTAACTAGAGCTGCTACAACTCTACCACATCTCGTGAGCGATGACGCTAAGACATTGCACTTGCACGATAGCTTGTCCATCACCTGTCTCCCAGGCCCTgcacctgctgctgctggaggatatTTGGATTGGGTTACACTAAAATGGTGCCGGCTCGAGAGATGCCCCAACTTAGAAGGCGTTGTTTTCGCTACACCTCCAGAAAGGATGAGAAGACTAGCAGCTGTCTTCTGTGATCTGCAGACATTCTGGGCATCCCAGCTCCCAAAGACACGCTACATCTGGGACTGGAGTCCACTGTTTCACCATGGATATCATTCCTTTGAGCATCTTGCATTCTTACTCCTGGATTACTGCCCCAGGCTG GCACTCTCCACGCTCCCGTTCGAGCAGCCCGTCCTCATCGCCGTGGACGCAGTCTCATCACCGAGATGGGGCGGGCCGCTCACGGCGGCGCCCGCGCTACAGGCGTTGAGGACGGCCCACGCGGTCGCGGGGTGGGGCGGAGGGCTCGCGACGGCGCCTGCGTGGCCGGCGTCGAGAATGGCCCGCGCGTCCACACTGTGGGGCAGGGCGCTCGCGGCGGCGCTGTCCCCTCCGTTTCTCCACGCACCCGACCTCCTCCGCTGCCCGATGGCCGCCACCCCGCCATCATCGTGGGACCCATTGTTGCAGCCCCTGCGGCTAGCCTCCTCCATGGGGCCCGCCCCCAAGTGCGGGGCCTCCTGCTCGGCTGCTACGAGCTGGGCCGCTTGCTCGGCCATGGCACCTTCGCCAAGGTCTACCACGCCCGCCACGTCAACACCG GTGCTCGACAAGGAGAAGGCCCTCTATAATGGCCTCGTCCCGCACATCAAGCGCGAGATCGCCATCCTCCGCCGCGTGCACCACCCCAACGCGGTCCGCCTCTTCAAGGTCATGGCCACCAAGCGCAAGATCTACTTTGTCATGGAGTTCGTCCTCGGTGGGGAGCTTTTCGCGCGCGTCGCCaagggtgctcgtatttttctgaaCTTATTCTAG